Proteins from one Halogeometricum sp. S1BR25-6 genomic window:
- a CDS encoding DUF58 domain-containing protein yields the protein MRVTNRYWAIVALAGVLTAFAGLLDRPAPLVGTAALGVLLLAHQARFVGQSQHVVDGLSVVQACPRDRVVKGEPFSVTIEATVAAPSPLDVELVGDPSVRVSDVGDDERRCRLSRGERRATTTMTGSGVVAGRVRFGPPELRLTDPFGLFSESLDVGDSTEISVEARAPRRLHVGAGGEALAVGYGDRDTRQLGDSQEPVEIREYAPGDEMRHIDWKATARLNQPHVRNYERKTTRRTVLVLDHGASMNEGPPGERKLDYARDAALLFLENARTYEDPVSLYAVGDDGVTVEREFGVGAGQYAALKQRLLDLTPTVDPGATDSSGRTFETDTARARRLADRLADEATPFERTLRPFVAERRAYVRRLDARPLFSAVRANRAVLRRSTLTVLVTDDSARAELRDAVKLARRGEGHVVVLLTPTALFEETERFDPASRYRRYRDFEEFRRQLANMDGVSAFEVGPGDKLEAILSAGRDARERTSDERPHPGGVR from the coding sequence ATGCGCGTCACGAATCGGTACTGGGCCATCGTCGCCCTCGCGGGAGTGCTAACCGCCTTCGCGGGTCTCTTGGACCGACCGGCGCCGTTGGTGGGTACCGCCGCGCTCGGAGTGTTGCTGCTCGCGCATCAGGCACGGTTCGTCGGACAGTCGCAGCACGTCGTAGATGGCCTCTCGGTCGTCCAAGCGTGCCCTCGCGACCGCGTCGTGAAGGGCGAACCGTTCTCGGTGACGATAGAGGCGACGGTCGCTGCGCCCTCCCCCCTCGATGTCGAACTCGTGGGCGACCCGTCCGTGAGAGTCTCCGACGTCGGCGACGACGAACGGCGCTGTCGGCTGTCGCGCGGCGAGCGACGGGCGACGACGACGATGACGGGGTCGGGGGTCGTCGCCGGTCGCGTGCGGTTCGGACCGCCCGAACTCCGGCTGACCGACCCGTTCGGTCTCTTCTCCGAGTCGCTCGACGTCGGCGACTCGACCGAAATCTCCGTCGAGGCCCGCGCTCCGCGACGGTTGCACGTCGGCGCGGGTGGCGAGGCGTTAGCTGTCGGCTACGGCGACCGAGACACCCGACAGCTGGGGGACAGCCAGGAACCCGTCGAGATCCGCGAGTACGCGCCCGGAGACGAGATGCGGCATATCGATTGGAAGGCCACGGCCCGACTCAACCAGCCGCACGTCCGAAACTACGAACGGAAGACGACGCGGCGAACGGTGCTCGTGTTGGACCACGGCGCGTCGATGAACGAAGGGCCGCCGGGCGAGCGGAAACTGGATTACGCCCGTGACGCCGCGCTCCTGTTCTTGGAGAACGCCAGGACGTACGAGGACCCCGTGAGCCTGTACGCGGTTGGTGACGACGGGGTGACCGTCGAGCGCGAGTTCGGCGTCGGTGCCGGTCAGTACGCCGCGTTGAAGCAACGGCTGCTCGATCTGACTCCAACAGTTGACCCCGGTGCAACCGACTCGTCGGGCCGGACATTCGAGACGGACACCGCGCGAGCGCGGCGTCTCGCCGACCGCCTCGCCGACGAGGCGACGCCGTTCGAGCGCACGTTGCGGCCGTTCGTCGCCGAGCGGCGCGCTTACGTCCGGCGACTCGACGCGCGACCGTTGTTCTCGGCGGTCCGCGCGAACCGCGCGGTGCTTCGACGGTCGACGCTGACGGTACTCGTCACCGACGACTCGGCCCGGGCGGAACTGCGCGACGCGGTGAAGTTGGCGCGACGGGGAGAGGGGCACGTCGTCGTGTTGCTGACGCCGACGGCTCTGTTCGAGGAAACCGAGCGTTTCGACCCGGCGTCACGGTATCGCCGATACCGCGATTTCGAGGAGTTCCGTCGACAACTCGCGAACATGGACGGGGTCTCCGCGTTCGAGGTCGGGCCGGGTGATAAGTTGGAGGCGATTCTCAGTGCCGGTCGAGACGCGCGGGAACGGACGTCCGACGAGAGACCGCATCCGGGAGGTGTCCGATAG
- a CDS encoding GMC family oxidoreductase, whose protein sequence is MSGKSKGQGGRAPSPDPDVCVVGSGVAGALTAHSLAKRGHEVVILEAGRRFDPSNRTAQMEEAIRPEGSFRDVWEMGGERDRYTSSGDVYYGLNNTRVKAVGGTTLHWLGITPRLHEKDFEMQSRYGLASDWPISYDDLRPFYARAERELGVAGGDDNPFAPPREADYPMPAFPPSYSDTLFAEACDALDITMHSVPQARNSELYDGRSPCVGFSTCIPVCPSGAKYSADVHVVKAEGEGARVIDRAPVQRLEHDSKGERVEAAVYATPDGERHRQTASRFVLACGAVEIPRLLLLSKSDQYPDGLANSSGVVGKYFMDQPIVSIVGELERPTAQEPIGYHTSETHQFYDHEDSRPGSIKFVFDNENPVHLSKTALRGGDNGTRGDLTDVLTGDSWGDETLEKMRDRTPNRRVSMFANPELLPREENAVTLDTSTTDDHGNPVPDVSFNLGPHAIETMERAREIQYRILEEMDATVVAESDLASPKIASHKTGTTRMGTDPSESVVDPTLRTHDLRNLYIASGSAFVTAGAMNPTLTIAALALKAAGHIHEELS, encoded by the coding sequence ATGAGCGGGAAATCGAAGGGTCAGGGTGGCCGCGCCCCGTCTCCGGACCCGGACGTCTGCGTCGTCGGATCCGGCGTCGCCGGTGCGCTGACGGCACACTCGCTCGCGAAGCGCGGCCACGAGGTAGTCATACTCGAAGCGGGTCGCCGGTTCGACCCGTCGAATCGAACGGCACAGATGGAGGAGGCGATCCGCCCCGAGGGGTCGTTCCGGGACGTCTGGGAGATGGGCGGCGAGCGCGACCGATACACCTCCTCCGGCGACGTGTACTACGGGCTGAACAACACGCGGGTGAAGGCCGTCGGGGGGACGACACTCCACTGGCTCGGGATCACCCCGCGCCTCCACGAGAAGGACTTCGAGATGCAGTCGCGGTACGGACTCGCCTCCGATTGGCCGATATCGTACGATGACCTCCGACCCTTCTACGCGCGGGCCGAACGGGAACTGGGGGTCGCCGGCGGGGACGATAACCCGTTCGCGCCGCCGCGGGAAGCGGACTATCCGATGCCCGCGTTCCCCCCGAGTTACTCCGATACGCTGTTCGCCGAGGCGTGCGACGCTCTCGACATCACGATGCACTCGGTCCCGCAGGCGCGGAACTCGGAGCTGTACGACGGACGCAGTCCCTGCGTCGGATTCAGCACCTGTATCCCGGTCTGTCCGTCCGGGGCGAAGTACAGCGCCGACGTCCACGTCGTGAAGGCGGAAGGGGAGGGCGCCCGCGTCATCGACCGCGCGCCCGTGCAACGGCTCGAACACGACTCGAAGGGCGAACGCGTCGAAGCGGCCGTCTACGCGACCCCGGACGGGGAGCGCCACCGTCAGACGGCGAGTCGGTTCGTACTCGCCTGCGGCGCCGTCGAGATACCCCGACTCCTGTTACTCTCGAAGTCCGACCAGTACCCCGACGGACTGGCGAACTCCAGCGGCGTCGTCGGGAAGTACTTCATGGACCAGCCCATCGTCTCCATCGTCGGCGAACTCGAACGGCCGACGGCGCAGGAACCGATCGGGTACCATACGAGCGAGACTCACCAGTTCTACGACCACGAGGACTCCCGACCGGGAAGTATCAAATTCGTCTTCGACAACGAGAATCCGGTTCACCTCTCGAAGACCGCACTGCGCGGCGGAGACAACGGGACCCGTGGGGATCTCACGGACGTGTTGACCGGGGACTCGTGGGGGGACGAAACGCTCGAGAAGATGCGGGACCGCACGCCGAACCGTCGGGTCAGCATGTTCGCCAACCCCGAACTGCTCCCCCGAGAGGAGAACGCCGTCACCCTCGATACGTCCACGACCGACGACCACGGCAATCCGGTTCCGGACGTCTCCTTCAACCTCGGACCGCACGCGATAGAGACGATGGAGCGGGCGCGGGAGATCCAATACCGCATCCTCGAGGAGATGGACGCGACGGTCGTCGCCGAGAGCGACCTCGCGAGTCCGAAGATCGCCTCCCACAAGACGGGAACGACCCGTATGGGAACAGACCCATCCGAGAGCGTCGTCGACCCCACGCTCCGGACGCACGACCTGCGGAACCTCTACATCGCCTCGGGTAGCGCCTTCGTCACCGCCGGCGCGATGAACCCGACACTCACCATCGCAGCGCTCGCACTGAAGGCGGCGGGCCACATCCACGAAGAGTTGTCGTAG
- a CDS encoding gluconate 2-dehydrogenase subunit 3 family protein, with protein sequence MRLTRRDAMLSLVAGGSAGAVGAYGSGASRTDRTSDSDADGDAAARTLVAVAEVVYPSEVSGTDEFVTQYASGLTDRRSASVAAAADELDSYARRTRGSAFADLSVDQRDSVLRGMGVDRTGASPDGSLPERVRYYLVDQVLYGLYTSPKGGQLIGMENPVGYPGGYESYQKPPTTARSSEVTD encoded by the coding sequence ATGCGATTGACTCGGCGAGACGCCATGCTGTCCCTCGTCGCGGGCGGAAGCGCCGGAGCGGTCGGTGCGTACGGGTCGGGGGCGTCCCGCACCGACCGGACGAGCGATTCGGACGCCGACGGAGACGCCGCGGCCCGCACGCTGGTCGCCGTCGCCGAGGTAGTGTATCCGTCGGAGGTCTCGGGGACCGACGAGTTCGTAACCCAGTACGCGTCCGGGCTGACGGACCGACGGAGCGCCTCCGTCGCGGCGGCCGCCGACGAACTCGACTCGTACGCGCGGCGAACGCGCGGTTCGGCGTTCGCCGACCTCTCGGTCGACCAACGCGACTCGGTACTTCGAGGGATGGGCGTCGACCGAACGGGCGCCTCGCCGGACGGGAGCCTTCCGGAGCGGGTTCGGTACTACCTGGTCGACCAGGTGCTGTACGGGCTGTACACCTCGCCAAAAGGGGGGCAGTTGATCGGTATGGAGAACCCCGTCGGATACCCCGGCGGCTACGAATCGTACCAGAAGCCGCCGACTACAGCGCGAAGCTCCGAGGTGACCGACTGA
- a CDS encoding metal-dependent hydrolase produces MWPFAHLAVGYLLYSAYSHARFRRPPDQTAAVLVVFGTQLADFIDKPLALLGVLESGRSLGHSYLVVLPVILLVGGAVYRMRGEFGPTVAFGMGYASAPLGDGAPQFLQGTFETDLREVSFWVWPFEFPAERIADALAQAPGIGHTITHKAAWTAANIPSYPELGLWVRSFEVGVTLLAAGVWVYDGRPGWALARDVVRSVREKR; encoded by the coding sequence ATGTGGCCATTCGCACACTTGGCTGTCGGATACCTCCTGTATTCGGCGTACTCGCACGCACGGTTTCGACGGCCGCCGGACCAGACCGCGGCCGTCCTCGTCGTCTTCGGGACGCAGTTAGCGGACTTCATCGACAAACCGCTCGCGCTCCTCGGCGTCTTGGAGAGCGGACGGTCGCTGGGTCACTCGTACCTCGTTGTGCTTCCGGTCATCCTCCTAGTCGGCGGCGCAGTCTACCGGATGCGCGGTGAATTCGGCCCGACCGTCGCGTTCGGCATGGGCTACGCGTCGGCGCCCCTCGGCGACGGAGCGCCGCAGTTCCTCCAGGGGACGTTCGAGACGGACCTCCGCGAGGTGTCGTTTTGGGTCTGGCCGTTCGAGTTCCCCGCCGAGAGAATCGCGGACGCCCTGGCGCAAGCGCCCGGCATCGGGCACACGATAACCCACAAAGCCGCGTGGACGGCGGCCAACATCCCGTCGTACCCGGAGCTTGGACTGTGGGTCCGCTCGTTCGAGGTGGGCGTGACGCTGCTGGCCGCCGGTGTCTGGGTCTACGACGGGCGTCCGGGGTGGGCGCTGGCGCGCGACGTCGTACGAAGCGTGCGGGAGAAGCGGTGA
- a CDS encoding glycosyltransferase — MVELSVVIPTIIENEEDIEAVQYLCRGSYDDYEVIVRRDTGASKARNEGIKRANADKIVFLDDDSMPREGYLEAASKALDEHDAVAGRVFQPDDSPFKYKDLPWPDEFPFKYKDMPWYDQGDEPKETEWLPGCNMAMTKELLEDVGGFDERIHHGHEETELAERICRDHSIHYHPEMVVDHSFADSVFEYWKKSHRHGKADVRRWEIKDTPRSKRVVQALLLDTVNRSVPKLAFWIAVEAIHHVVRFIGQIDGLLDNRSDS, encoded by the coding sequence ATGGTGGAACTTTCCGTCGTCATTCCTACGATCATTGAGAACGAGGAGGACATCGAAGCCGTTCAGTACCTCTGCCGAGGGAGCTACGACGACTACGAAGTCATTGTTCGCCGCGACACGGGCGCCTCCAAAGCGCGCAACGAAGGAATCAAACGAGCTAATGCGGACAAGATAGTTTTCCTCGATGACGATTCGATGCCTCGGGAGGGGTATCTCGAGGCGGCCAGTAAAGCCCTTGACGAACACGATGCCGTCGCCGGACGGGTTTTTCAGCCGGACGATTCCCCCTTCAAGTACAAAGACCTTCCGTGGCCGGACGAGTTTCCGTTCAAGTACAAGGATATGCCCTGGTACGACCAGGGAGACGAACCGAAGGAGACAGAGTGGTTACCGGGGTGTAACATGGCGATGACCAAGGAACTGCTAGAGGACGTGGGCGGCTTCGACGAGCGGATTCACCACGGTCACGAAGAGACAGAACTCGCAGAGCGCATCTGCCGCGATCACTCGATTCATTATCATCCGGAGATGGTCGTTGACCACTCCTTCGCCGACTCGGTCTTCGAGTACTGGAAGAAGAGCCACCGACACGGGAAAGCGGACGTACGGCGGTGGGAGATTAAGGACACGCCACGGAGCAAGCGGGTGGTGCAGGCGCTCCTTCTCGACACGGTCAACCGAAGCGTCCCCAAGCTGGCGTTCTGGATCGCCGTCGAAGCCATCCACCACGTCGTGAGGTTCATCGGCCAAATCGATGGGCTACTCGATAACCGGAGTGACTCGTAG
- a CDS encoding sulfatase-like hydrolase/transferase — protein sequence MTRNVALIILDSVRKDHFDEYAPRIQSIADVSFEQCRAASSCSVPSHGSILTGDLPHESGVTYTKVRYDGISRSDTFLDSLPDHRTFGVSANVWASTEFGFGDYFDDFVNISPYRRFQDGMDVKRFALSECDATGVDLYLEYLKTALRRDNSLQSFANGLFAQVDQWLSKSSLPKPLDDGASTICREISKRTDDSSQPFFFFTNFMDAHGPMHHVIGYDKSIHDVPNSWSSLSFDHLDEVTYNIDGAVDTYDEFVSNYRQLYAASIDYLDRKVANLIADVQAATEHETTFIITADHGENLGYAPEDHLFGHTSSLSEALLHVPLYIVNAPEGSYDEEEHELFSHLELGELIASLADGEAADVFRETVPAELIGRDRDEVKELASEDLFEFHSRSQRCAIADEEKLVWDSLGETAKYRLDRTRPNWQEHVADDIQIPEWATEHFSVDLNEYRAAIELEERKAERDDVDEHTKDRLEELGYL from the coding sequence ATGACGAGAAACGTCGCGCTCATCATCCTTGATTCGGTCAGGAAGGACCACTTCGATGAGTATGCGCCACGAATTCAGTCGATAGCCGATGTGAGCTTCGAACAGTGTCGGGCGGCGAGTTCTTGTAGCGTCCCGAGTCACGGAAGTATACTCACGGGAGACCTTCCGCACGAGAGCGGAGTCACGTATACCAAGGTGAGATACGACGGAATCTCTCGTTCGGACACGTTTCTTGACTCTCTTCCCGACCACAGGACGTTCGGCGTCAGTGCGAACGTCTGGGCGAGTACTGAGTTCGGATTCGGCGACTACTTCGACGATTTCGTAAATATATCGCCGTACCGTCGGTTCCAAGACGGAATGGATGTTAAACGGTTTGCACTGTCGGAGTGCGACGCCACCGGGGTTGATCTCTATCTCGAGTACCTCAAAACGGCACTGCGTCGAGACAACTCGCTACAGAGCTTCGCTAACGGTCTGTTCGCGCAGGTCGATCAGTGGCTGTCGAAGTCTTCACTCCCGAAACCGTTGGACGACGGCGCATCGACTATCTGCCGGGAGATCAGCAAGCGAACGGACGACTCCTCTCAACCGTTCTTCTTCTTCACGAACTTCATGGACGCGCACGGACCGATGCACCACGTGATCGGCTACGATAAATCGATTCACGACGTCCCCAACTCTTGGTCTTCTCTTTCGTTCGACCACCTTGACGAGGTGACGTACAATATCGATGGCGCGGTAGATACGTACGACGAATTCGTCTCCAACTATCGGCAACTCTACGCGGCGTCTATCGACTACCTTGACCGGAAGGTGGCAAATCTCATTGCCGACGTTCAAGCGGCGACCGAACACGAGACAACGTTCATAATCACCGCGGATCACGGCGAGAACCTCGGATACGCCCCTGAGGATCATCTCTTCGGTCACACCAGTAGCCTCTCCGAAGCGCTTCTTCACGTCCCACTCTACATCGTTAACGCGCCAGAGGGGAGTTACGACGAGGAGGAACACGAACTCTTTAGCCATCTCGAACTAGGGGAGCTAATCGCCTCGCTCGCAGACGGTGAAGCGGCCGATGTCTTCCGTGAAACTGTACCTGCAGAGTTGATCGGGCGCGACAGAGACGAAGTGAAGGAACTCGCATCGGAGGACCTTTTTGAGTTCCACTCTCGTTCTCAACGCTGTGCGATCGCGGACGAGGAGAAGTTGGTGTGGGACTCCCTCGGCGAGACCGCCAAGTACCGATTGGACAGGACACGGCCGAACTGGCAGGAACACGTGGCTGACGACATTCAAATCCCCGAGTGGGCGACTGAACACTTCTCCGTCGACTTAAACGAGTATCGCGCGGCTATCGAACTAGAAGAGCGGAAAGCTGAGAGAGACGACGTCGACGAACACACGAAAGATAGGTTAGAAGAACTCGGATACCTCTAA